CGCTGGCTCATGGTCGGGAGCCACAGGCCCACCGTGCCGAGCGCGGCGCCACGGGCCTGCGCCAGGGCGTCGTCTCCCGAGGCCAACGCCTCAGCGTGGTCGAGGACGGCCCGCGCGCGAATGCTCCCGATGGCGGTGGTCAGCTCGCGCAGCCGGACGAGCGCGCGATCGGTGAGCGCGGCGTCCGCCGCCCCGCCCGCGCCGGCGAGCGCCCCCCGCTGGCTGCGGGCGCGGATCGCCCGATGCAACGCCTCGGCCTCGATCCGCCGCATCCCCCGCCCCGCGGCCCAGGAGGCCGTGGTCATGGCGAGCTGCTCCAGGTCGTCGGCGTGCGACCACGCGGCGGTGTCGAGCAGGACCAGCCGGATCTCCCCCTGCATCGAGCGCGCGCGGCGCATCGGTGTGCGGCGCAGCCGGTCGATGAGGTCACGGGCTGCGGCCGCGTCGCCGACCGCCGCGCAGGCCAGCGCCTCGTAGGCCAGCGTGAGCCCAGTCAGGCTGCCGTCGTCGCGCAGCGGCGCGCGAGAGTTCGCCACGCGCAGCTCGCTCCGGGCGACGGACCAGCGCCCGTCGGCCGCCGCGACCATCCCCTCCGCCAGGTGGTCCAGGCAGCGGTCCATGCGCTGGAGGCCCGACGCGGCCGCCTGGACCTGGGCCAGCAGCACCCGCGCGCTCGCCAGGTCCCCTGCCCACACGCTCTGCAGCAGCCGCCAGCCGAGCAGCTCGGCCCGTGCCCAGGGGTACTCGCGGGCGGCGGCGTCCACGATCCTCGAGTACCGGGCGTCGATCGAGCGGGCGACCTCGAACTCCCCGGCCTGGCCCAGGCCGAGCATCACCGGGGTGACGAGGGGGTACCTGTCGACGTCGCCGCTCGGGCCGTCGAGCAGCATGTCGGTCGCTGCTCCGAGGTGCTCCGGGAACCGCCCGCCATAGCCGAGCATCACCAGCCGCTCGGCGGCCAGGGCCTTGCGCTCGGCCACCACCGCCGGCGCCTGCTCCCGGCCCGCCAGGTCCGCGTCGGCGGCGTCGATGGCCGCCACCGCCGCGTCCACCGAGTCGGCGCTGACCAGCTCGAGGTTCGCGATGCGGCGCGCCAGGTCGACCCGGTACTCCGCCCACTCGGCGTCGTCCACGCTCGCGCGCGCCAGCTCCAGCAGCGCGGCCTCGAGGTCGAGGCGGGCGAGGTCGGCCACCCCCTGGAACGCGTAGCCGCTCGACCGGGAGCGCAGCAGGCGGACACGGGTCAGCGGATCCGTGTGGGGGGCGGCGAGATCGAGCCCGGCGGAGGTCAGCCGGACGGTCGACTCGTGGTCGCCGCGGTACTCGGAGACCTCGGCGGCGGTCCGGAGACGGTCCACCGACACCGGGCTCCCGCACTCGAGCGACCAGGTGACCCACTGGATGAGCCCCTCCCCCGCCTGCTCCGGGTCGTGGGACGTGCGCCCGAGCGCCGTGAAGTGGGATTGGCGCTGTGCCCACGGGATCAGCTCGCGCACCGCCGCGGCGGCCAGCGGCGCCGTCCAGCGCACCGTCGGGACCATGCGGGAGCCTCCCGCGGTCTCCGACTCCGGCACGAGCTCCAGGATCCCGTCGAGCAGGAGGCCCGCCACCGGCTCTCCGAGTCCGAGCTCATCGAGGGCGTCGAGCCCGACCGTCCCGGCGAGCGCTGCGACCTCGAGGAGACGGCGCGTGGTGCGGTCCAGCCGGTCCATGCTGCCGTGCGTGATGTCCAGCAGGCGTGGTCCGGGGCGGGCGCTCCCGATCCACTGCCAGGCGCCGGCCGAGCGGGTCATGCGGCCCGAGGCGACCTCGTGCGCCACCAGCTCGTGCACCAGGTACACCGCGCCGCGGGTGAGCTGCCATGCCCGCATGGCCAGGTCCGCCGAGACCGGGCCACCGAGCTCCTGCCCGAGGAAGTCGGCCAGCTCGGTGCGGTCGAACGGCTGCACGTCCACGCGCTCGACACAGCCGTCCTTCCAGAGCTCCCGCCAGGGCGAGAGCCTGGCGGTGGAGGGCCGCGCCGTGCTGACCAGCACGATCGCCCGTCGGCGTGCCAGTGACCCGAGCAGCGCGGCCGTCGCCTGGTCGAGGAGGTGCAGGTCCTCCACCCGCACCACGGGAGCGGGCTCGCCGGACGCCCCACGGGTGGCGAGCGCGTCGGCAATCTCACGGGCCGCCTGGTCCGACGCTCGTGCCAGGTCGACCCCGGCCAGCGCCCCGCGGGGGGCCAGCGACACCTCGCCGGGCGCGGGCGAGCCCTGCACCACGAACGCGTCCCGGGAGCCGTCGGCCGCCAGCGCCTGCGTGACGGCGGTCCGCGCGAGGAACGTCGTGCCCACGCCCGGGGCCCCGACCAGGAGCACGCTCTGCCCCCGCCGCACCGTGCCGGCAACCTGCTCGAGCAGCTCCGTCCGCACCGCTCTCGACTCGGCCGAGGGCATCGCGCGCTGGGTCGGGACGAAGGACGGGAGGGAGGGCGGCGGCAGGGCGCCGTGGATCATCGCTGTGCTCCTCGAGACGGTGTGATGCGGATCCTGCCCCGTCGGAAGCATCGCCGATCGAGGGCTGCGACTTGGGTCCATTGCGCGCGTGTCGCTGATCTGCGTAGCGATTACCGATGTGGCGCCACTCCCCTGGTCCTTAACGTCGGTGATCGATCCATGAGTCCCCCTGCCCGACGCCACACGCGACCGTGCAGACCACCCGATCGTGAGGGAGTGTCCGTGCCCACCTACACCGCACCTGGCGTGTACGTCGAGGAGGTGCCCTCGTCGCAGAAGGTGCTGGCCTCGGCGCCCACCGCCGTCGCCGCCTTCGTCGGCTTCACCGAGCGCGCCCCGGGTGACGACCCGAACGACCCGCAAGGGCTGGCGCCGCGCCTGGTGACGAGCTGGACGCAGTACGAGAACCTGTACGGCGGATTCGTCGACGGGGCGGTGCTGCCGTTGTCGGTGTACGGCTTCTTCCTCAACGGCGGCTCGATGGCGTACATCGTCCGGGTCCCGAACGCGGACCCCGCGGGCGAGCCGGCCCGCCGCGCGCTGCCCGCCGCGGACCGCGCGCTGGGCCTGCCGGTCGCCGTGGAGAGTGTCGAGCCCGACGCCGACCTCACTGTCATCGTGGAGTCCGTGGACGGCGGAGCCGACGCCGAGGGCCCCTCCGCCTTCACGATCTCGATCGTGCAGGGCGATGAGACCGTCGAGTCCTACCCCGAGCTGACGCTTGGCGGCCCCCGGGACGCCGCGACGGTGATCAACGCGACCTCTACCCGCGTCAAGGTGAGCGTCCAGCTGGACGCGGCTGTCGACCTGCAGAGCCAGCTCGAGCTCCTCAAGCCCGGCGCCTACGCGCTCGAGAAGGCGGCGCCGGTCCCGGTGCCTGTCTCGGGTCGCAAGTTCGCCGGCTCAGAGTCGGCGCGCACCGGCATCAACGGCCTCGCAGTCGCGGACGACGTGACCATGGTCATCGTCCCGGACCTCATCACCGCGGCCACCCGGGCCGACGGCACGATCGACCTGAGCCTGTGGAAGGCCGTGCAGACGGCCCTGATCGCGCACTGCGAGCAGCACCCCAACCGGATGGCCATCCTCGACGCGCCTCCCGGGATGGGCCCCCAGCAGATCAAGGAGTGGCGCTCCGAGGAGGCGATGTACGACTCCCAGTTCGCCACGCTGTACTACCCGTGGATCAAGGTCGAGAACCCGGCGGCGACGAGCGGCGACGCCGAGGTGCTGATCCCGCCGTCGGGCCACGTCGCCGGCGTGTGGGCCCGCACCGACGACACGCGCGGCGTGTGGAAGGCCCCGGCCAACGACACGATCCGCGGCGTTCTCGACGTCGAGCGCTCGATCACGCAGAACGAGCAGGCGCTGCTCAACCCCGTCGGCATCAACTGCATCCGGCCGTTCGGCACACGGGGCATCCGCATCTGGGGAGCGCGGACCCTCACCTCCGACACCGACTGGTCGTACATCAACGTGCGACGCCTGTTCAACATGGTCGAGTCGACCATCATGGAGGGCACCCAGTGGGCGGTCTTCGAGCCGAACGACGTCAAGCTCTGGGAGGGCATCAACCGCACCCTCAGCGGCTACCTGCACGGCCTGTGGCAGGCGGGCGCGCTGTTCGGGTCGAGCGCCAATGAGGCGTACTACGTCAAGTGCGACGCGTCGATCAACACCCCCGAGTCCATCGCCGCGGGCAAGCTCGTGGTCGAGGTGGGGCTGGCGCCGGTCAAGCCGGCCGAGTTCGTCGTCTTCCGGATCAGCCAGAACAAGCAGTCGGCCAACTGACCGACGCCCCGCGGGCCCGGACCACCGGGCCCGCGGCCCCCATCTCAACCTGAGGAGCACCAGTGGTCGACGGACTGTTCACCAATGACCCCATCGTGGCGCAGAACTTCTTCCTGGAGATCGACGGCGAGGTCATCTCAACCCTCATCAGCGTCTCCGGGCTGGACATCGAGGTGAGCGTGAGCCGCTCCAAGCAGTCCGGCTCGGGCGGCGTGCTGCAGGAGGTCAAGGGCCTCGGCAGCGCCACCCAGACCTCCGACCTGCAGCTGTCGCGCGTCGCGCCGCTCGACTCGACGTCGGACAAGCTGTGGAACTGGTTCAACGAGATCCGCGGCACCGGGCTGGTCGCCACGGACCGCGCCGGGCAGCGCAAGAACGGCTCGATCGTGCTGTACGACACGGCGCGCAACGAGGTCGCCCGCTTCAACTTCTTCAACTCGTGGCCGAGCAAGATCTCCACCGACCAGCTGAGCGTCGAGAGCACCGACGTCGTCAAGGAGAGCATCACGCTCGTCATCGAACGGCTCGAGCGCGTCAAGTGACCATGCAGACGAAGTACGACTTCACGCTCCCCCGCGGGTACGTCGACGCGCACGGGACGGTGCACCGCACCGGCACCATGCGGCTGGCCACCGCGCGGGACGAGCTGGAGCCGTTGCGCGACCCGATGATCGACGGCCCGGACGACCCGCGGCTGACGGTGGTGGTGCTGGCGCGCGTGGTCGAGCGGCTCGGCACGATGGAGCTGGTCACGGCCCGTGACATCGAAGGGCTGTTCGCGGTCGACCTGGCATTCCTGCAGGACTTCTACGGCGTCATCAACTTCGGCTCCCAGGCGGAGTACGAGGAGCTGATGGCGGCGCAGAGCGCCAGCTCGGGCCCGGTCACGGCGGCCCCGGCCCTCAACGCCCCGGCCGCCGCCGAGGAGCCGTCGCCGGCGGCGCCCTCGGCCGACGAC
The sequence above is a segment of the Cellulomonas chengniuliangii genome. Coding sequences within it:
- a CDS encoding helix-turn-helix transcriptional regulator gives rise to the protein MIHGALPPPSLPSFVPTQRAMPSAESRAVRTELLEQVAGTVRRGQSVLLVGAPGVGTTFLARTAVTQALAADGSRDAFVVQGSPAPGEVSLAPRGALAGVDLARASDQAAREIADALATRGASGEPAPVVRVEDLHLLDQATAALLGSLARRRAIVLVSTARPSTARLSPWRELWKDGCVERVDVQPFDRTELADFLGQELGGPVSADLAMRAWQLTRGAVYLVHELVAHEVASGRMTRSAGAWQWIGSARPGPRLLDITHGSMDRLDRTTRRLLEVAALAGTVGLDALDELGLGEPVAGLLLDGILELVPESETAGGSRMVPTVRWTAPLAAAAVRELIPWAQRQSHFTALGRTSHDPEQAGEGLIQWVTWSLECGSPVSVDRLRTAAEVSEYRGDHESTVRLTSAGLDLAAPHTDPLTRVRLLRSRSSGYAFQGVADLARLDLEAALLELARASVDDAEWAEYRVDLARRIANLELVSADSVDAAVAAIDAADADLAGREQAPAVVAERKALAAERLVMLGYGGRFPEHLGAATDMLLDGPSGDVDRYPLVTPVMLGLGQAGEFEVARSIDARYSRIVDAAAREYPWARAELLGWRLLQSVWAGDLASARVLLAQVQAAASGLQRMDRCLDHLAEGMVAAADGRWSVARSELRVANSRAPLRDDGSLTGLTLAYEALACAAVGDAAAARDLIDRLRRTPMRRARSMQGEIRLVLLDTAAWSHADDLEQLAMTTASWAAGRGMRRIEAEALHRAIRARSQRGALAGAGGAADAALTDRALVRLRELTTAIGSIRARAVLDHAEALASGDDALAQARGAALGTVGLWLPTMSQRVDLTRREREIAALAAAGLTSKVIAERLFLSVRTVDSHLARVFAKLGLHSRAELAQHLH
- a CDS encoding phage tail sheath family protein — its product is MPTYTAPGVYVEEVPSSQKVLASAPTAVAAFVGFTERAPGDDPNDPQGLAPRLVTSWTQYENLYGGFVDGAVLPLSVYGFFLNGGSMAYIVRVPNADPAGEPARRALPAADRALGLPVAVESVEPDADLTVIVESVDGGADAEGPSAFTISIVQGDETVESYPELTLGGPRDAATVINATSTRVKVSVQLDAAVDLQSQLELLKPGAYALEKAAPVPVPVSGRKFAGSESARTGINGLAVADDVTMVIVPDLITAATRADGTIDLSLWKAVQTALIAHCEQHPNRMAILDAPPGMGPQQIKEWRSEEAMYDSQFATLYYPWIKVENPAATSGDAEVLIPPSGHVAGVWARTDDTRGVWKAPANDTIRGVLDVERSITQNEQALLNPVGINCIRPFGTRGIRIWGARTLTSDTDWSYINVRRLFNMVESTIMEGTQWAVFEPNDVKLWEGINRTLSGYLHGLWQAGALFGSSANEAYYVKCDASINTPESIAAGKLVVEVGLAPVKPAEFVVFRISQNKQSAN
- a CDS encoding phage tail protein — translated: MVDGLFTNDPIVAQNFFLEIDGEVISTLISVSGLDIEVSVSRSKQSGSGGVLQEVKGLGSATQTSDLQLSRVAPLDSTSDKLWNWFNEIRGTGLVATDRAGQRKNGSIVLYDTARNEVARFNFFNSWPSKISTDQLSVESTDVVKESITLVIERLERVK